A single region of the Nocardioides aquaticus genome encodes:
- a CDS encoding acyl-CoA dehydrogenase family protein, whose translation MDLHGRMVEFMRTEVLPAEQAYADHRRAAGPDDHTLPPVVEELKTKAQALGLWNLFLPSESGLTQLEYAPIAELSGWSLDLAPEALNCQAPDTGNMELLHLLGTEQQKQQWLAPLLAGEIRSAFSMTEPAVASSDATNIATRIVRDGDEYVINGRKWWTSGAMDPRCAVLVVMGKTDPEAATHRQQTMVIVPRDTPGVTIVRDLPVFGHHDQHGHAEVRFDDVRVPATNVLGEEGGGFAAAQARLGPGRIHHCMRALGAAERALALMVARAQDRVAFGGPLSDQGVVRQQIAESRMEIDQARLLCHRACAVIDAHGNKEARNLVAMAKVAVPRAATQVIDRAIQVHGGAGVTDDTPLAAMYGWHRAMRLFDGPDEVHVRSIARGELGRTPVLPPAGPTSGNTDGGRA comes from the coding sequence GTGGACCTGCACGGCCGGATGGTCGAGTTCATGCGCACCGAGGTGCTGCCCGCCGAGCAGGCCTACGCCGACCACCGTCGCGCCGCCGGTCCCGACGACCACACCCTGCCGCCGGTGGTCGAAGAGCTGAAGACGAAGGCGCAGGCGCTGGGGCTCTGGAACCTGTTCCTGCCCTCGGAGTCCGGGCTGACCCAGCTCGAGTACGCCCCCATCGCCGAGCTCTCCGGGTGGAGCCTGGACCTGGCGCCCGAGGCGCTGAACTGCCAGGCGCCCGACACCGGCAACATGGAGCTGCTGCACCTGCTCGGCACCGAGCAGCAGAAGCAGCAGTGGCTCGCCCCCCTGCTCGCCGGGGAGATCCGCTCGGCGTTCTCGATGACCGAGCCGGCCGTGGCCAGCAGCGACGCCACCAACATCGCCACCCGGATCGTCCGCGACGGCGACGAGTACGTCATCAACGGCCGCAAGTGGTGGACCAGCGGCGCGATGGACCCGCGCTGCGCGGTCCTCGTCGTGATGGGCAAGACCGACCCCGAGGCCGCCACCCACCGCCAGCAGACGATGGTGATCGTCCCGCGGGACACCCCCGGCGTGACGATCGTGCGCGACCTGCCCGTCTTCGGCCACCACGACCAGCACGGCCACGCCGAGGTCCGCTTCGACGACGTGCGGGTGCCCGCGACCAACGTGCTCGGCGAGGAGGGCGGCGGGTTCGCCGCCGCCCAGGCCCGGCTCGGTCCCGGCCGGATCCACCACTGCATGCGCGCCCTCGGCGCGGCCGAGCGGGCGCTGGCGCTCATGGTCGCCCGCGCCCAGGACCGGGTCGCCTTCGGCGGACCGCTGTCCGACCAGGGCGTCGTGCGCCAGCAGATCGCCGAGTCCCGGATGGAGATCGACCAGGCCCGGCTGCTCTGCCACCGCGCCTGCGCGGTGATCGACGCCCACGGCAACAAGGAGGCCCGCAACCTGGTCGCGATGGCCAAGGTCGCCGTCCCCCGTGCCGCGACCCAGGTGATCGACCGGGCCATCCAGGTCCACGGCGGCGCCGGCGTCACCGACGACACCCCGCTGGCCGCGATGTACGGCTGGCACCGCGCGATGCGGCTCTTCGACGGGCCCGACGAGGTTCACGTGCGCTCGATCGCGCGCGGCGAGCTCGGGCGTACGCCGGTCCTGCCCCCCGCCGGCCCCACCTCCGGGAACACCGACGGGGGCCGCGCGTGA
- the icmF gene encoding fused isobutyryl-CoA mutase/GTPase IcmF: MPELHVPTNPVRLVTASALFDGHDASINIMRRILQSQGCEVIHLGHNRSVADVVDAAVQEDVQGVAVSSYQGGHIEYFEYLVQSLRERGAGHVKVVGGGGGVIVRDEITRLRESGVTIFAPEDGQRLGLAGMISTVVADCDTDLWQAGAVTADQVLTGDHAAIARAITGAETGRLDEATLTRLREAAAGHQVPVLGITGTGGSGKSSLTDELVRRLRLDQQDKLRVAVLAVDPTRRKGGGALLGDRIRMNSLDGDRVYFRSLATRGARELPEHLDDVMTVLKAAGFDLVVVETPGIGQGDAAIVPFVDTSLYVMTPEFGAASQLEKIDMLDFADVVAINKFERRGAKDALRDVGRQLVRNREAFGKQPDDMPVFGTSAATFNDDGVTALYQELRGLLADRGLPVADGVLPAVDVRHSSGIRQVVPTDRVRYLAEITETVRGYHAETERLADAARRLQQVEAVTAALGEGDQGDVPQLLEKSRREVPPALHDQLAGWPAVVESYSGQEQVTKVRDTEITTQLTRESLSGSRIPRVALPAYADHGELVRFWRHENLPGMFPFTAGVFPFKRDGEDPARMFAGEGDPARTNRRFKVLSADGDAKRLSTAFDSVTLYGRDPDPRPDIYGKVGTSGVSVATLDDMRVLYGGFDLTSPTTSVSMTINGPAPTVLAFFLNTVIDQEVEKFRTAEGRDPSEEETAMLAAHAVATVRGTVQADILKEDQGQNTCLFSTEFSLRMMADIQEWFIEKGVRNFYSVSISGYHIAEAGANPISQLAFTLANGFTYVEAYLARGMDIDAFAPNLSFFFSNGMDPEYSVIGRVARRIWAVAMKEKYGANERSQKLKYHVQTSGRSLHAQEMDFNDIRTTLQALIAIYDNANSLHTNAYDEAVTTPGAESVRRALAIQLIINREWGMAMNENPLQGSFVIDQLTDLVEEAVLAEFDRINERGGVLGAMETGYQRGRIQDESMLYEHRKHDGSLPIVGVNTFLAPQSDDATPQHVELARATEEEKEGQLERVQSFRTAHTDEGEAALARLKEAAMGGENVFAVLMDAARVCSLGQVTEAFFEVGGQYRRNV, from the coding sequence GTGCCCGAGCTCCACGTCCCCACCAACCCGGTGCGCCTCGTCACGGCCTCCGCCCTCTTCGACGGCCACGACGCCTCGATCAACATCATGCGGCGGATCCTGCAGAGCCAGGGCTGCGAGGTGATCCACCTCGGGCACAACCGCTCGGTCGCCGACGTCGTCGACGCCGCCGTCCAGGAGGACGTCCAGGGCGTCGCCGTCAGCAGCTACCAGGGCGGCCACATCGAGTACTTCGAGTACCTCGTGCAGTCCCTGCGCGAGCGCGGCGCCGGCCACGTGAAGGTCGTCGGCGGGGGCGGTGGCGTCATCGTGCGCGACGAGATCACCCGGCTGCGAGAGTCCGGCGTGACCATCTTCGCGCCGGAGGACGGCCAGCGCCTCGGCCTGGCCGGGATGATCAGCACGGTCGTCGCCGACTGCGACACCGACCTGTGGCAGGCCGGCGCGGTCACCGCCGACCAGGTGCTCACCGGCGACCACGCCGCGATCGCGCGCGCGATCACCGGCGCCGAGACCGGCCGCCTCGACGAGGCCACGCTGACCCGCCTGCGCGAGGCCGCGGCCGGCCACCAGGTGCCCGTCCTCGGCATCACCGGCACCGGCGGCTCGGGCAAGTCGTCGCTGACCGACGAGCTCGTACGCCGGCTGCGGCTCGACCAGCAGGACAAGCTCCGCGTCGCGGTGCTGGCCGTCGACCCGACCCGGCGCAAGGGCGGCGGGGCGCTGCTCGGCGACCGGATCCGGATGAACTCCCTCGACGGCGACCGGGTCTACTTCCGCTCGCTGGCCACCCGCGGCGCCCGCGAGCTGCCCGAGCACCTGGACGACGTGATGACGGTCCTCAAGGCCGCCGGCTTCGACCTGGTCGTGGTGGAGACACCGGGCATCGGCCAGGGCGACGCGGCGATCGTGCCGTTCGTCGACACCTCGCTGTACGTGATGACGCCGGAGTTCGGCGCCGCCTCTCAGCTGGAGAAGATCGACATGCTCGACTTCGCCGACGTCGTGGCCATCAACAAGTTCGAGCGCCGCGGCGCCAAGGACGCGCTGCGCGACGTGGGCCGCCAGCTGGTCCGCAACCGCGAGGCCTTCGGCAAGCAGCCCGACGACATGCCGGTCTTCGGCACCAGCGCGGCGACCTTCAACGACGACGGCGTGACCGCGCTCTACCAGGAGCTGCGTGGCCTGCTGGCCGACCGTGGCCTGCCGGTGGCCGACGGCGTGCTGCCGGCTGTCGACGTGCGGCACTCCTCGGGCATCCGCCAGGTGGTGCCGACCGACCGGGTCCGCTACCTCGCCGAGATCACCGAGACGGTGCGCGGCTACCACGCCGAGACCGAGCGGCTGGCCGACGCGGCGCGGCGGCTGCAGCAGGTCGAGGCCGTCACCGCCGCCCTCGGCGAGGGCGACCAGGGCGACGTCCCGCAGCTGCTCGAGAAGAGCCGCCGCGAGGTGCCGCCGGCGCTGCACGACCAGCTGGCCGGGTGGCCGGCCGTGGTCGAGTCCTACTCCGGGCAGGAGCAGGTCACCAAGGTCCGCGACACCGAGATCACCACCCAGCTCACCCGCGAGTCGCTGTCCGGCAGCAGGATCCCCCGCGTCGCGCTGCCGGCGTACGCCGACCACGGCGAGCTGGTCCGCTTCTGGCGCCACGAGAACCTCCCCGGGATGTTCCCGTTCACCGCCGGGGTGTTCCCGTTCAAGCGCGACGGCGAGGACCCCGCGCGGATGTTCGCCGGCGAGGGCGACCCCGCCCGCACCAACCGCCGCTTCAAGGTGCTCTCCGCCGACGGCGACGCCAAGCGCCTCTCGACGGCGTTCGACTCGGTCACGCTCTACGGCCGCGACCCCGACCCGCGCCCCGACATCTACGGCAAGGTCGGCACGTCGGGGGTCTCGGTGGCCACGCTCGACGACATGCGGGTGCTGTACGGCGGGTTCGACCTCACCTCGCCGACCACCTCGGTCTCGATGACGATCAACGGCCCGGCGCCCACCGTGCTGGCGTTCTTCCTCAACACCGTGATCGACCAGGAGGTCGAGAAGTTCCGCACGGCCGAGGGCCGCGACCCGAGCGAGGAGGAGACCGCGATGCTCGCCGCGCACGCGGTGGCCACGGTCCGCGGGACGGTCCAGGCCGACATCCTCAAGGAGGACCAGGGCCAGAACACCTGCCTGTTCTCCACCGAGTTCTCGCTGCGGATGATGGCCGACATCCAGGAGTGGTTCATCGAGAAGGGCGTGCGCAACTTCTACTCGGTGTCGATCTCCGGCTACCACATCGCCGAGGCCGGGGCGAACCCGATCAGCCAGCTCGCCTTCACCCTCGCCAACGGGTTCACCTACGTCGAGGCCTACCTCGCGCGCGGGATGGACATCGACGCCTTCGCGCCGAACCTGTCCTTCTTCTTCTCCAACGGCATGGACCCGGAGTACTCCGTGATCGGCCGCGTCGCGCGGCGGATCTGGGCGGTGGCGATGAAGGAGAAGTACGGCGCGAACGAGCGCAGCCAGAAGCTGAAGTACCACGTGCAGACGTCCGGGCGGTCGCTGCACGCGCAGGAGATGGACTTCAACGACATCCGCACCACGCTCCAGGCGCTGATCGCGATCTACGACAACGCCAACAGCCTGCACACCAACGCCTACGACGAGGCGGTCACCACCCCGGGTGCGGAGTCCGTACGCCGGGCGCTGGCGATCCAGCTCATCATCAACCGCGAGTGGGGCATGGCGATGAACGAGAACCCGCTCCAGGGATCGTTCGTCATCGACCAGCTGACCGACCTGGTGGAGGAGGCCGTGCTGGCCGAGTTCGACCGGATCAACGAGCGCGGCGGCGTGCTCGGCGCGATGGAGACCGGCTACCAGCGCGGCCGCATCCAGGACGAGTCGATGCTCTACGAGCACCGCAAGCACGACGGCTCGCTGCCGATCGTGGGCGTAAACACCTTCCTGGCGCCGCAGTCCGACGACGCGACCCCGCAGCACGTCGAGCTCGCCCGGGCCACGGAGGAGGAGAAGGAGGGCCAGCTCGAGCGGGTCCAGTCCTTCCGCACCGCCCACACCGACGAGGGCGAGGCCGCGCTGGCCCGGCTCAAGGAGGCCGCGATGGGCGGCGAGAACGTCTTCGCGGTCCTGATGGACGCCGCGCGGGTCTGCTCGCTCGGCCAGGTCACCGAGGCGTTCTTCGAGGTCGGCGGGCAGTACCGCCGCAACGTCTGA
- a CDS encoding glycoside hydrolase family 6 protein, whose amino-acid sequence MTRRLTALLLGALALLLAVPAGAGAGAAPAAPRDNPLAGREWGTYRGPAEMAWQPYVDARGPRKRTLARIAQTPKAKWFGAWIPDREIAGKVREYVANAQGGDPSVLVQMSVFRMVPWEHEACSRLPTAREQASYRTWIDNFARALGDTPAAVVLQPDLPFALCVPRGSDVPTRLVAYAAKKLADLPRTSVYLDAGAADWPSAGQGGVRRALDFLVPAGIRHVRGVALNATHYSATALEVRRAAALVKALDARGITGKHAVINTSSNGQPFKFGEYDGPDPDNARTCRSRHDTRRCVALGIPPTHRVAADRWRLPAEVDRLARRYVDAYLWVGRPWLYRQNSPFQMKRALAVVRSSPWR is encoded by the coding sequence GTGACCCGACGCCTGACCGCCCTGCTCCTCGGCGCCCTCGCGCTGCTGCTCGCCGTGCCCGCCGGTGCCGGCGCCGGGGCCGCCCCGGCCGCGCCGCGGGACAACCCGCTGGCCGGGCGGGAGTGGGGCACCTACCGGGGCCCGGCCGAGATGGCCTGGCAGCCCTACGTCGACGCCCGCGGTCCGCGGAAGAGGACGCTGGCGCGGATCGCGCAGACCCCGAAGGCGAAGTGGTTCGGCGCCTGGATCCCCGACCGCGAGATCGCGGGCAAGGTGCGTGAGTACGTCGCGAACGCCCAGGGCGGCGACCCGTCGGTGCTGGTGCAGATGTCGGTCTTCCGGATGGTGCCGTGGGAGCACGAGGCGTGCTCCCGGCTGCCCACCGCACGGGAGCAGGCGTCGTACCGGACCTGGATCGACAACTTCGCGCGCGCCCTCGGCGACACCCCGGCCGCGGTCGTGCTGCAGCCCGACCTGCCGTTCGCGCTGTGCGTGCCGCGCGGCTCGGACGTGCCGACCCGGCTGGTGGCCTACGCCGCGAAGAAGCTCGCGGACCTGCCCCGCACCTCGGTCTACCTCGACGCGGGCGCGGCGGACTGGCCCTCGGCGGGGCAGGGTGGCGTGCGGCGGGCCCTGGACTTCCTGGTCCCGGCGGGGATCCGGCACGTGCGCGGCGTGGCCCTGAACGCGACGCACTACTCCGCCACCGCGCTGGAGGTGCGCCGTGCGGCCGCCCTGGTGAAGGCGCTGGACGCGCGCGGCATCACCGGCAAGCACGCGGTGATCAACACCTCCTCCAACGGCCAGCCGTTCAAGTTCGGCGAGTACGACGGCCCGGACCCCGACAACGCCCGCACCTGCCGCTCCCGTCACGACACCCGCCGCTGCGTCGCGCTCGGGATCCCGCCGACCCACCGCGTCGCCGCCGACCGCTGGCGGCTGCCGGCCGAGGTCGACCGGCTCGCCCGCCGCTACGTCGACGCCTACCTGTGGGTCGGCCGGCCCTGGCTGTACCGCCAGAACTCGCCGTTCCAGATGAAGCGGGCGCTGGCCGTGGTGCGCTCCAGCCCCTGGCGCTAG
- the mftR gene encoding mycofactocin system transcriptional regulator (MftR, the mycofactocin system transcriptional regulator, is an uncharacterized TetR family DNA-binding transcription factor. Its role is inferred by context. It occurs as part of the biosynthesis locus for mycofactocin, a partially characterized electron carrier derived from the terminal Val-Tyr dipeptide of the precursor peptide MftA, through a radical SAM enzyme-mediated process.) — protein MTTTPARPRAAGRPGATSHAAIEQAAFGLFAERGFAGTTLDDIAAAVGVGRRTLFRYYRSKNDIPWGQFDRTLDDFRRILDATPAGLPLWEAVHRGVVRFNEFPGDARPGHRERMELILGTPELQAHSALRYAEWRAVIAEHVADRLGCAPTDLLPTTVGHVSLALALAAYDAWMRDPSRSLAGLVDEAMRGLRAHLCC, from the coding sequence ATGACGACCACGCCGGCGCGCCCGCGGGCGGCCGGGCGCCCGGGAGCCACCAGCCACGCTGCGATCGAGCAGGCCGCCTTCGGCCTGTTCGCCGAGCGGGGCTTCGCCGGCACCACGCTGGACGACATCGCCGCGGCGGTCGGCGTCGGGCGGCGGACCCTGTTCCGCTACTACCGCTCCAAGAACGACATCCCGTGGGGGCAGTTCGACCGCACCCTCGACGACTTCCGCCGGATCCTCGACGCCACCCCGGCCGGCCTCCCCTTGTGGGAGGCGGTGCACCGCGGCGTGGTGCGCTTCAACGAGTTCCCCGGCGACGCCCGCCCCGGCCACCGCGAGCGGATGGAGCTGATCCTCGGCACGCCGGAGCTCCAGGCCCACTCCGCGCTGCGCTACGCCGAGTGGCGCGCCGTGATCGCCGAGCACGTCGCCGACCGGCTGGGCTGCGCCCCCACCGACCTGCTGCCCACCACCGTCGGCCACGTCTCCCTGGCGCTGGCGCTGGCGGCCTACGACGCCTGGATGCGCGACCCCTCCCGCTCCCTGGCCGGCCTCGTCGACGAGGCGATGCGCGGCCTGCGCGCCCATCTGTGCTGCTGA
- the mftA gene encoding mycofactocin precursor MftA (Mycofactocin is a small molecule electron carrier derived from the final two amino acids, Val-Tyr, of MftA, the mycofactocin precursor. It plays a role in redox homeostasis and the metabolism of alcohols and aldehydes in Actinobacteria, including Mycobacterium tuberculosis.), which produces MNPEHAQTSQTDEEMTAETLVEEVSIDGMCGVY; this is translated from the coding sequence ATGAACCCCGAGCACGCCCAGACCAGCCAGACCGACGAGGAGATGACCGCCGAGACGCTGGTCGAGGAGGTCTCCATCGACGGCATGTGCGGCGTCTACTGA
- the mftB gene encoding mycofactocin biosynthesis chaperone MftB (MftB, a small protein, is a peptide chaperone that assists the radical SAM enzyme MftC in performing two modifications to the C-terminal Val-Tyr dipeptide of the mycofactocin precursor peptide, MftA. MftB's role is analogous to the role of PqqD in the biosynthesis of PQQ, a cofactor that derives entirely from a Tyr and a Glu in the precursor PqqA.), whose amino-acid sequence MLDEPWTLSPSVALRPEPFGALAYHFGNRKLSFLKRPELVAVVRGLGDAPDVRSALVAAGVPDAQHDAYAAALEGLAATDMIRPRTEVPA is encoded by the coding sequence ATGCTCGACGAGCCCTGGACCCTGTCACCGTCGGTGGCGCTGCGCCCCGAGCCCTTCGGTGCGCTGGCCTACCACTTCGGCAACCGGAAGCTGAGCTTCCTCAAGCGGCCCGAGCTGGTGGCAGTGGTCCGGGGACTCGGTGACGCGCCCGACGTCCGGTCGGCCCTGGTCGCCGCCGGCGTCCCCGACGCCCAGCACGACGCCTACGCGGCCGCCCTCGAGGGCCTGGCCGCCACCGACATGATCCGCCCCCGCACGGAGGTGCCCGCATGA
- the mftC gene encoding mycofactocin radical SAM maturase (MftC is a radical SAM/SPASM enzyme that catalyzes the first two steps in biosynthesis of the electron carrier mycofactocin from the terminal Val-Tyr dipeptide of the precursor peptide MftA.), producing MTLAPERPLTVTPARPERPVGGALVDQFELGLDAPICLTWELTYACNLECAHCLSSSGRRDPDELTTEQCEAVIDELQRMQVFYVNIGGGEPTIRPDFWHLLEYAVAHDVGVKFSTNGVRITPERARFLASTDYVDVQISLDGATAEVNDYVRGPGSYDTAITALQNLQDAGFVDAKISVVCTRENIGQLDEFKALADSFGATLRLTRMRPSGRGADVWDELHPLPHQQRELYDWLVANGENVLTGDSFFHLAAFGEPLPGLNLCGAGRVVCLIDPVGDVYACPFAIHDQFHAGNLLRDGGFDNVWKTSPLFTELRSPQTGGACTKCSHFDACRGGCMAAKFFTGLPLDGPDPECVKGYGETALAGERTIPAQSQDHSKSNPTRNQPVMLQLLTRRPDGSSDGSGVPVSACAESPLAGFSPTDPTGDPLAAASPSGGCGCSAGGAH from the coding sequence ATGACCCTGGCTCCCGAACGCCCCCTCACCGTGACGCCCGCGCGTCCGGAGCGCCCGGTCGGCGGTGCGCTGGTCGACCAGTTCGAGCTCGGCCTCGACGCCCCGATCTGCCTGACGTGGGAGCTCACCTACGCCTGCAACCTCGAGTGCGCGCACTGCCTGTCCTCCAGCGGTCGCCGCGACCCCGACGAGCTGACGACCGAGCAGTGCGAGGCCGTCATCGACGAGCTGCAGCGGATGCAGGTCTTCTACGTCAACATCGGCGGCGGCGAGCCCACGATCCGCCCCGACTTCTGGCACCTCCTCGAGTACGCCGTGGCGCACGACGTGGGCGTGAAGTTCTCCACCAACGGCGTGCGGATCACCCCCGAGCGGGCGCGCTTCCTGGCCTCGACCGACTACGTCGACGTGCAGATCTCCCTCGACGGGGCGACGGCCGAGGTCAACGACTACGTGCGCGGCCCCGGGTCGTACGACACCGCGATCACCGCACTGCAGAACCTCCAGGACGCCGGGTTCGTCGACGCCAAGATCTCGGTCGTCTGCACCCGCGAGAACATCGGCCAGCTCGACGAGTTCAAGGCGCTGGCCGACTCGTTCGGGGCCACGCTGCGGCTGACCCGGATGCGTCCCTCGGGCCGCGGCGCGGACGTGTGGGACGAGCTGCACCCCCTGCCCCACCAGCAGCGGGAGCTCTACGACTGGCTCGTCGCCAACGGCGAGAACGTGCTGACCGGCGACTCGTTCTTCCACCTCGCAGCCTTCGGCGAGCCGCTGCCCGGTCTCAACCTGTGCGGCGCCGGCCGCGTGGTCTGCCTGATCGACCCGGTCGGCGACGTCTACGCCTGCCCGTTCGCGATCCACGACCAGTTCCACGCCGGCAACCTGCTGCGCGACGGCGGGTTCGACAACGTCTGGAAGACCTCACCGCTGTTCACCGAGCTCCGCTCCCCGCAGACCGGTGGCGCGTGCACGAAGTGCTCGCACTTCGACGCCTGTCGCGGGGGCTGCATGGCGGCGAAGTTCTTCACCGGCCTCCCGCTCGACGGACCCGACCCCGAGTGCGTCAAGGGGTACGGCGAGACCGCGCTGGCCGGCGAGCGGACCATCCCGGCGCAGAGCCAGGACCACTCCAAGTCCAACCCGACCCGCAACCAGCCGGTGATGCTGCAGCTGCTCACCCGTCGGCCCGACGGGTCCTCGGACGGCTCGGGCGTCCCGGTCTCGGCGTGCGCCGAGAGCCCGCTGGCCGGGTTCAGCCCGACCGACCCGACGGGCGACCCGCTGGCCGCCGCGAGCCCGTCCGGGGGCTGCGGCTGCAGCGCCGGAGGGGCGCACTGA
- the mftD gene encoding pre-mycofactocin synthase MftD (MftD, an enzyme found in the mycofactocin biosynthesis locus, performs an oxidative deamination of 3-amino-5-[(p-hydroxyphenyl)methyl]-4,4-dimethyl-2-pyrrolidinone (AHDP). The resulting compound, now called pre-mycofactocin (PMFT), is a biologically active redox cofactor that can oxidize the non-exchangeable NADH of TIGR03971 family SDR-type oxidoreductases.) — METSKSARMATIRKNLENPWKQNPWFESVAVAQQRARKRLPGPVYGALVAGSERGQTIDDNQRAFTEIQFAPHVAGHQAERSMATTLMGQEISLPVVISPTGVQAVDPEGEVAVARAAASRGTIMGLSNFASKSVEEVCAVNDKTFFQMYWTGDRDVMVQRMQRAADAGSKGLIATLDWSFSMGRDWGSPEIPEKVDLRTMVRMAPQVATKVGWLWRFGKTGTIPDLTAPNLAAPGAAKGPTFFGAYYEWMTTTPPTWEDVAWMCEQWTRVSGGKPFMLKGVCRVDDAKRAVDAGVSAISVSNHGGNNLDGTPATIRCLAAVAEAVGHDVEVVLDGGVRRGSDVVKAVALGARAVMIGRAYLWGLAANGEDGVGNVLDVLRSGIDSALLGMGLSSIDQLSPDVLEIPDGFHRALGVPAQHRH; from the coding sequence ATGGAGACCTCGAAGAGCGCGCGGATGGCCACCATCCGCAAGAACCTCGAGAACCCGTGGAAGCAGAACCCGTGGTTCGAGTCCGTCGCGGTCGCGCAGCAGCGGGCCCGCAAGCGGCTGCCCGGCCCGGTGTACGGCGCCCTGGTCGCCGGCTCCGAGCGGGGCCAGACCATCGACGACAACCAGCGGGCGTTCACCGAGATCCAGTTCGCCCCGCACGTCGCCGGCCACCAGGCCGAGCGGTCGATGGCCACGACCCTGATGGGCCAGGAGATCTCCCTGCCCGTCGTGATCAGCCCGACCGGGGTGCAGGCGGTCGACCCCGAGGGCGAGGTCGCGGTGGCCCGTGCGGCGGCATCGCGCGGCACGATCATGGGGTTGTCGAACTTTGCCTCGAAGTCGGTCGAGGAGGTCTGTGCGGTCAACGACAAGACCTTCTTCCAGATGTACTGGACCGGCGACCGCGACGTGATGGTCCAGCGGATGCAGCGCGCCGCCGACGCCGGCTCGAAGGGTCTCATCGCGACCCTCGACTGGTCGTTCTCGATGGGCCGCGACTGGGGCAGCCCGGAGATCCCGGAGAAGGTCGACCTCCGCACGATGGTGCGGATGGCGCCCCAGGTCGCGACCAAGGTCGGCTGGTTGTGGCGGTTCGGGAAGACCGGGACCATCCCCGACCTCACCGCGCCCAACCTCGCCGCCCCCGGCGCCGCGAAGGGCCCGACGTTCTTCGGCGCCTACTACGAGTGGATGACCACCACCCCGCCGACCTGGGAGGACGTCGCCTGGATGTGCGAGCAGTGGACCAGGGTCAGTGGCGGCAAGCCGTTCATGCTGAAGGGCGTCTGCCGGGTCGACGACGCCAAGCGTGCCGTGGACGCCGGGGTCAGCGCGATCTCGGTCTCCAACCACGGCGGCAACAACCTCGACGGCACCCCGGCCACGATCCGCTGCCTCGCGGCGGTGGCCGAAGCCGTGGGCCACGACGTCGAGGTCGTCCTCGACGGCGGGGTACGGCGCGGGTCCGACGTGGTCAAGGCCGTCGCCCTGGGCGCGCGCGCGGTGATGATCGGGCGGGCGTACCTCTGGGGCCTGGCCGCCAACGGCGAGGACGGGGTCGGCAACGTCCTGGACGTGCTCCGCTCCGGCATCGACTCGGCGCTGCTCGGGATGGGCCTGTCGTCGATCGACCAGCTCAGCCCCGACGTGCTCGAGATCCCCGACGGGTTCCACCGCGCGCTCGGCGTCCCGGCGCAGCACCGGCACTGA